AAACAAGCATCAATCGAACAAGACGGAGTAATTGTTGAAGCACTCTCTAACGCAATGTTTCGCGTAGAACTGGAAAATAAACATGAGGTTATTGCGCATATTTCCGGAAAAATGAGAATGCACTATATAAAGATTTTGCCGGGCGACAGGGTAAAGTTAGAAATGTCTCCTTATGATTTATCCAAAGCCCGGATTGTCTACAGATACAAATAAGGAGCCGATCACCTAAATAAGTAAACGCAAAAGTATTATTGAGATGAAAGTTAAAGCATCAGTAAAAAAACGCAGTGAAGACTGCAAGGTAATACGCCGCAAGGGTAAGGTATATGTGATTAACAAGAAGAACCCACGGTATAAACAAAGACAAGGTTAATAATTATGGCACGTATTTCAGGAGTTGATATTCCCGACCGCAAAAGAGGCGAAATCTCACTTACTTACATTTTTGGAATTGGTCGCAGTTCAGCGAAAAAAATTCTGGAAAAAGCAGGTGTTGATATTAACAAAAAAGTTATCGACTGGTCGGATGAAGAGTCTGGTGCAGTTCGTTCCGTAATTGCTGGTGAATATAAAGTAGAAGGCGCACTTAAGTCGGAGGTTCAATTGAGCATTAAGCGCCTTATGGACATTGCTTGCTACCGTGGTCTTCGTCATCGTAAGGGATTGCCATTGCGTGGTCAAAGAACGAAGAATAACTCTCGTACCCGTAAAGGAAAACGCAAAACAATCGCGAACAAGAAAAAGGCTACTAAATAATAAATGAGTGGTGTGTAAGCAGCACAACTTATCCCGAAAGCAATGGCACAAAATAAAAGAAAAGATAAAGCAAAAAAACGGGTTGTAGTAGTGGAGTCGGTGGGTCAGGTACACATCAAGGCTTCTTTCAACAACATTATCATATCCATCACTAATGCGAACGGTCAGGTGATATCCTGGGCATCTGCTGGTAAGATGGGATTCCGGGGTTCTAAGAAAAACACGCCTTATGCAGCTCAGACAGCTGCATCAAACTGTGCACAGGTTGCTTTTGACCTGGGCATGCGCAAGGCTGAGGTTTTTGTAAAAGGCCCAGGTTCCGGTCGTGAATCAGCGATCCGTACAATCCAGAATGCAGGTATCGAAGTGACCACCATTCGTGACATCACTCCGCTTCCGCACAACGGATGTCGTCCTCCAAAACGTCGCAGAGTATAGTTCTTTGTCGTCAGACAGAGCCCATTCGTAATTTGGACACTGGGGTTACTGAATGGTTTTTATTTAATTTCGCAAACAAAAGTTTTTAATGGCACGTTACACAGGTCCCAAATCAAAGATAGCAAGACGTTACGGAGAACCCATTATGGGCCCGAGCAAAGCGTTGGCTAAGAAGAATTACCCTCCGGGAGTTCACGGAAAGGGTCGCCGGTCTAAGAAATCGGAGTATGCTTTACAACTGATGGAAAAGCAGAAAGTGAAGTTTATCTATGGTATATTGGAAAGACAGTTCCGCAATCTTTTTGAGAAAGCAGCTGTTAAGGAAGGTATCACCGGGGAGAACTTACTTAAATATTGCGAAGCCCGCCTTGATAACACCGTTTATCGTTTGGGTATTGCGCCAACCAGGCGTGCTGCACGCCAGCTGGTAGCACACAAGCATATCCTTGTGGATGGTGAGATCGTTAACATTCCTTCTTATTCATTACGTCCCGGTCAGATTGTTACAGTTCGTGAGAAATCAAAATCTCTCGAAGCGGTTACAGACAGCCTTGCAGGTCACAGTGCTAAAGGGTTTAACTGGCTGGAATGGGATGGACAGCAACTCAGCGGTAAATTTGTTACATTCCCAGAGCGTGAGCAAATTCCGGAGAATATCAACGAGCAGTTAATCGTTGAATTGTACTCGAAATAATAATCTTCATAATTTATTACGGCACGTCTCGTTTACGAGGCGTGCTTTTGGCCGGAAACGGCTATTTTGCGATCGCAAAGGTAACGGTAGCGTGATCAACTATCATTTACTACTATAAAAGGAGCAAGGACTATGTCAATATTAGCTTTCCAAATGCCTGATAAGGTCGTCATGGAAAAAGCAGACGACTTTCATGGGTTGTTTGAGTTTAAACCTTTAGAGAAAGGATACGGCGTAACGATCGGAAATGCGTTGCGCAGAATACTCCTTTCATCTTTGGAAGGTTATGCCATCACGAGTGTAAAGTTTCCTGGGGTCCTTCACGAATTCTCTTCCATTGAAGGTATCGTTGAGGATGTAACGGAAATTATCCTGAACCTGAAAATGGTTCGTTTTAAAAAAGTCTCAGATTTGAGCGAAAGTCGGATCGTAGTAAATCTTAAAAATGTATCGGTGATCACAGCAGGTGACATTGGTAAATTTACCAACGCTTTCGAAGTATTAAATCCAGAGCTTGTTATTTGTCATATTGATGACAACAAGGAGTTTGAAATGGAACTTCTGTTGGATAAAGGAAGAGGATATGTACCGGCAGATGAGCCCAGGGCCAATGAGTTGCCTTTCGGATACATCGCGGTAGATTCTATTTATACTCCGATTAAGAACGTAAAATACAGCGTTGAAAATACCCGTGTAGAACAACGTACGGATTACGAGCGCCTTCTGATAGACATTCAGACGGATGGATCGATCCATCCGGAAGATGCGCTAAAAGGAGCAGCGAATATCCTGATTCAACACTTTATGCTTTTCTCTGATCAGACCATGACGTTTGAGAAACAGAAGGCAGAGGAAGATAATCAGGTAGATGAGGAAATGCTGCGCATGAGAAAACTTCTCAAAACCTCGCTTTCTGAACTTGATCTTTCTGTACGTGCGTACAACTGTTTGAAATCTGCGGATGTTAAATCACTTGGGGATTTGGTAAGGCTTGAAATTTCGGATATGATGAAATTCCGTAATTTTGGTAAGAAGTCGCTTACCGAGTTGGAACAGCTGGTTGCTGACAAACAACTCACATTTGGAATGGATGTTGCCAAATATCGTTTGGACGAGGATTAATTAAATATTCCATCATAAGTATGTATTCTGAAGCGCGTAGTGACGCTGCTCGAAGCAACTAAACAAAAAAAATAATGAGACACGGTAAGAAAGATAATCACCTGGGAAGAACCGCATCACACCGCAAGGCGATGTTGTCCAACATGGCGTCTTCATTGATTATCCACAAAAGAATTGAAACTACCCTTGCAAAGGCGAAAGAGCTTAGAAAGTATGTTGAGCCTTTGCTGACACGTGCTAAGGAGGATTCTACGCACAACAGAAGGGTTGTGTTCTCGTACCTGAATGACAAAGAATCGGTTAAAGAACTTTTCGGAACAGTTTCCGATAAAATTGCTGACCGTCCGGGAGGATATACCAGGATTATCAAATTAGGTAATCGTTTGGGAGATGCGGCCGAGGTAGCGCTGATCGAACTGGTTGATTTCAATGATGCATTACTTCTTGCGAATGCAGATAAGCCAGCTAAAACACGTCGTAGCCGTCGTGGTGGTAAAAAGGAAGCAGGCGAAGCAGTAGCCGTAGCAGCACCTGCTGTTGAGGCACCTGCCGTTGTTGCAGACGGAGATGATCTTAAGATTATTGAGGGAATCGGTCCCAAAATTGCTGATTTATTGGTTGAGGGCGGCATCGTAACATTTGCTGATCTTGCAGCGTCAACTCCTGAGGCTATCCAGGAAATTCTTGATAAAGCAGGACCTCAATACAATGTTCATAACCCATCCACATGGCCAGCTCAGGCACAGCTTGCTGCGGATGGCAAATGGGATGAACTGAAAACATTACAGGATGAATTAATCGGTGGTCGTGATAGTGAGTAAGAAAAAGTTCATCATGGAATTTTAGTAGAAGGGGTTAAACGTTTTTCGTTTAACCCCTTTTTATGAGCTTTATTCCTTAATTTTGCACCGCGGAAATTGTAATGAGTGAAAAAGTCTCATAGAATCAGCCAGTTACACAGGTAGTTCGAAGTTTAAATCAAAAGGTAAATAACATAAACCAAATATGAGCCAAAAGAAAGAGGCCTTGCTTTTGCTGGAAGACGGAACAGCATACAGAGGATTAGCTTTGGGGATTCACGGTACTACAGGTGGAGAAATCTGCTTTAATACCGGTATGACAGGGTATCAGGAAATCTACACTGATCCGTCTTACTATGGACAAATTATCGTGAACACCACTTCGCATATCGGTAACTACGGTGTGCAGCTGGAGGATGAAGAGGAATCCGGTTCGGTGAAAATACGAGGAATGGTATGTAACACTTTCTCTCCGATTTATTCCCGCTTCACCGCTGATTTCTCTCTTCAGGAATATTTTGAACGAGCGAAGATTGTCGGGATAAGTAACATAGATACCCGGCATATTGTACGCCATGTAAGGCAAAAGGGAGTAATGAATGCCATGATCTCCTCTGAAATCCTGGATGAGGCCGAACTGATGGTGGAACTGAAAAAGGTACCCTCGATGGATGGTTTGGAACTGTCGTCGTTTGTAAGTACCTCGGAGGCGTATTATATGGGAGACGAGGCCAGCAGCAAGTGGAGAGTGGCAGTAATGGACTATGGAATCAAGAAAAGTATTCTGAATAACCTTACTTCCAGAGGATGTTATTGTAAAATCTTCCCTGCTCAGACCTCATTTAGTGAAGTGATGGACTGGAATCCTGATGGTTTCTTTATTTCTAATGGTCCGGGCGATCCGGCCTCCATGGCCTATGCCGTAGACAATGTGACGAAAATGGTAGAAACCGGAAAACCTTTATTCGGAATTTGCCTGGGACACCAGCTTCTGGCACTGTCAAGCGGGATCAACACCTATAAAATGCACCATGGACACAGAGGATTGAACCATCCGGTAAAAAATCTGATCACGGGGCTGTGTGAAATCACATCTCAAAATCATGGATTTGCGGTAAATCCTGAGGAAATAGAAAGACATCCGGATGTAGAAATTACACATGTGAATCTCAACGATAAGACCATCGAAGGGATTCGTCGTAAGGATTATCCTGCATTTTCTGTGCAGTATCACCCGGAGGCATCACCTGGTCCGCATGATTCAAGGTATCTTTTTGATAATTTTACGGAGCTTTTACAAAAAGCCTGAGTTTAAAAAAAATCCTTTCCAAGAGCCGGAAAGGATTTTTATTTTGTTAACAGATTTTAAAGGTTAGAATCAATCCATTTTTTGAAATCACTTTCTTCCATCAGACCGTTTCTGCGCTGAACCAGCTTTCCGTTTTTGTAAAGCAAAAAGGCGGGGATTTCTTCAATACCCAATTCTTTCGCTATAGCTTTATTGGTATCGTATTGTATGGTTTCAATTTTTGCCTTTGCCTGGTACTCGTTCGTGAGCTTGTGGATGGTGGGAAGCATTTTCACACACGGCTGGCACCAGGGCGCATAAAAATCAATAAGTACCACATTCTTAGAACGGACCAGCTTCTGGAAGTCGGAAGAAGTCATTCCCCTGGCCGAAGAAGAGTTGGCCGGAGCCTCCACAAGTTTGCCGGAGGAAGTCCATTTGAGGTATCCCCCCTGCATGTCATAAATCTCCTTGAAGCCGTTTTCCTTTAAAATTTTTGAAGCAGCGGCACTTCTTGCTCCCGCGAGGCAGTATACAAATACGGGTCTGCTTTTATCCAGCAAGGCAATTTTCTCGCGGAAAGCTTCATTTTTGTAGTCAATATTCACTGCATTGGCCAAATGGCCTTCCTTGTATTCGCCGGGAGTTCTTACATCCAGCAATTGCGCATTTTTATTGTCAGTCAGTTTGGCCTTGAAGGCATCCGTATGAAGCAGGGTTTGTGCCTGACAGTCAATTAGTAGTATAAAAAAAAGAGAGAATAAGATACTGGCAACTTTCATAACAGATGTTAAATAGGATACACGGGTAAATTTACGTTAAAATCCGCTGTGCTGTCATCATCACGATTTTTTTGTGTTATTTTGTACCGTTAAAGAACATTTATAATCAAAACCCAAGCTGCAAATGAGTACGATTCAGTCAGTACATGCAAGACAAATTCTTGATTCAAGAGGGAACCCAACAGTAGAAGTTGATATACGTACCGAAAACGGTTATTTAGGACGGGCTGCTGTACCATCGGGTGCTTCAACAGGTAAACACGAAGCTGTGGAATTACGTGACGATGACAAGAGTGTTTATGTTGGAAAAGGGGTTTTGAAGGCGGTTGAAAATGTTAATGAAATCATCTTTCCCGAGTTGATCGGCTGTTCCATTTTCGAACAGAATCTTATCGACAAGATCATGCTCGAACTGGACGGAACACCGAATAAGAGCAAGCTGGGTGCCAATGCTATTTTGGGAGTATCACTGGCTGCTGCGAAAGCAGGTGCTCAGGAAGCTGGCCTTCCACTTTACCGTTATGTAGGTGGAACCAACGCCAATACCCTTCCGGTACCGATGATGAATATCCTGAATGGTGGTAGCCATGCTGATAATTCTATCGATTTCCAGGAATTTATGATCATGCCTGCAAAAGCGGATACGTTTTCTCAGGCGCTTCGTATGGGTGTAGAAGTTTTCCATACACTTAAAACTGTTTTAAAAAGTAAAGGTTATTCTACCAACGTAGGTGACGAAGGTGGTTTTGCTCCCAATATTAAATCAAATGAGGAGGCAATTGAAGTAGTGTTGCAGGCGATTGAAAAAGCAGGTTACAAGCCAGGCGAAGATATCTTTATCGCAATGGATGCTGCTGTTTCCGAGTTTTATGAAAATGGTTTGTATCATTTCAAAAAATCCGATGGCCGCAAGCTCACTTCTGCTGAGATGTCTGATTACTGGGCACAGTGGGTGGCTAAGTATCCGATCATTTCAATTGAAGATGGTATGGATGAAGATGACTGGGATGGCTGGGCGCAACTTACAACCGCTGTTGGTAAAAAATGCCAGCTGGTAGGTGATGATTTGTTTGTAACCAACGTTACCCGCCTTCAGCAGGGTATCGAGTCTCAGATAGCCAACGCAATCCTTATAAAAGTAAACCAGATAGGCTCTTTGACAGAAACGAACGACGCGGTCAATCTGGCAAAGAGAAACAGCTATAAGAGCATTATGTCGCACCGTTCGGGTGAAACAGAAGACGCGACGATTGCAGACCTTGCGGTGGCAATGAACACAGGGCAGATCAAAACAGGCTCGGCTTCCCGTTCGGACCGTATGGCCAAATACAACCAGTTACTGCGTATCGAAGAGGAACTCGGCGAAAGCGCTTACTTCCCCGGATTGAAGTTCTAATTGAAATTAATCGTAAGAAACCGGGGTGTAAAGCTCCGGTTTTTTGCTTCCTGGTATGTCGGAATTGAAAAAAAGGCCTGTTTGGGCGTTACGTTTCCTGAAGAGTTTTTATCCGGCCACCTTTGTGTTCTGGCTTGTATGGATATTGTTTCTGGATAATAACAATATCAAAGTCGTAATGTCCAACCGAATGAAGATGAAGGACCTGGAAAAGGAGAAAGTCATTCTTAAGGAAAAAATAAGCCAGGTGAAAAAAGAACGTAATGAGGTATTCGGCAATCCTAAAATGTTAGAAAAGTGGGCGCGCGAAAAATTTAAGATGAGAAAACCGAATGAGAAGGTTTATGTAATCGTGGATGAAGATGATAAGCCTGTTGAAAGTAATAAGGACGATGCCGAATGAGTAACGGTGTGCTGGTCCCCTAAATAAAATAAAGAAATTGATACGGGTTCTTTTTGTTTGTCTTGGAAATATTTGCCGTTCTCCCATCGCCGAGGGAGTTTTTTGCGAACTGGTCAAAGAAAGAAATTTAGAAAAATACATTTCCTGTGATTCCGCCGGTACAGCCGCGTATCATACCGGCAGCCTTCCCGACAGGCGTATGCGCAGCGTAGCCGAAGGGCACGGAATAAAACTCACACATCAGGCCCGGCAGCTTTGCCAGAAAGACTTTGCCGACTTTCATTACCTACTGGCCATGGACACCAGTAATTTCGATCATATCAGAAAGGAAAGTTTTAAATATCTGGGATCTTATCTTCCCGAAAGCCAGTTATATTTATACCGGATGTTTGATCCCGAACGGTTAGGTTCGTCCATTGTTCCGGATCCTTTTTATGACCAGTTACCTGCTTTTGAAGAAGTATACCGGATTGTAAGAAGAAGCGGAACGAGTTTCCTGGATTTTCTGATAGAAAAGCATGGATTACAGGGAAACGAAGTTTAGTCACCGATAGTCAGAACCATTAAAATATTATAAAATTGAGCAAGAAAGTAATTCTCATCATTATGGACGGCTGGGGCATTGCCAAGGCCGGAGAGGAAAACCGTTCAGCGGTTATAGCGGCCAATACGCCTTTTTACGACGGTATTCTGCAAAAGTATCCGCATAGTAAACTGGCCGCGAGTGGCCTTGCCGTAGGGCTTCCGGATGGGCAAATGGGTAATTCGGAAGTAGGACATACCAATCTGGGAGCGGGCCGGGTGGTATACCAGGATCTTGTCAAGATCAATCTGGCTGTTTCGGAAGGAACATTAGGCCAGGAAAAAGTTTTGCAGGATGCTTTTTCATATGCTAAAACAAGCGGGAAAAAGGTGCATTTCATTGGCCTTGTGTCTGATGGAGGCGTACATTCCCATATTGACCATTTAAAAGGATTGTGCAAGATAGCCGCAGATAGTGCATTGAGCGAAGTTTTCGTCCATGCCTTTACGGACGGCCGGGATTGTGATCCAAAAAGCGGCCTTGGTTTTCTCCGGGATTTGCAAAATACGATGTCACAAACCACCGGACAAATTGCGAGCATTACGGGCCGATACTACGCCATGGACCGTGACAAACGCTGGGAACGGGTAAAACTTGCTTATGACGCCATGGTACTCGGAGAGGGAAACCATGTAAAAGCAGACGAACTTCTGAAAGCCGTAGAAACCTCCTATGAAGCGGGAGTAACCGATGAATTTATACATCCTATTATCGCGACCAGAGAAGACGGCTCGCCAGTTGCAGTGATTGAAGAGGGAGACGTGGTACTCTGCTTTAATTTCCGGACCGACCGTGGACGTGAGATTACAGAAGTATTAACACAGCAAGATTTTCACGAGCAGAATATGCATAAGCTTAATCTGCGGTATATCACAATGACCAACTATGACGATACGTTCAAGGGAGTTGAAGTCATTTTTGATAAAGATAATCTCAACAATACCTTAGGAGAAGTACTGGAGTCGGCGGGTAAAAAGCAGATCAGGATTGCGGAAACTGAGAAATACCCCCATGTTACTTTTTTCTTTTCGGGAGGAAGAGAGAAACCTTTTGAAGGGGAAAGCCGTTTGCTCTGTCCGTCGCCCAAGGTTGCAACCTATGACCTGCAGCCAGAGATGTCGGCTTTCGGAATCAGAGATGCCATTGTACCTGAATTGATAAAAGAAGAGGTTGATTTTGTTTGCCTCAACTTTGCCAATCCAGACATGGTGGGGCATACCGGGGTATTTGAAGCAGCAGTAAAGGCTTGTGAAACGGTGGATCAGTGCGTGCAGGCAGTGGTTACAACTGGCCTCGAACATGGATATTCATCAATTATCATTGCAGACCATGGCAATTCTGATTACATGAGAAACGATGACGGAACGCCAAATACTGCGCACTCATTAAATCTGGTACCTTGTATTTTGGTTGACAGTGAATATCAGAAACCTATTCACGACGGGAAACTAGCAGACATAGCCCCCACGATTCTGGATCTGATGGGGATCCCAAAACCGGACGAGATGACGGGTGTAAGCATATTGTAAGTCCGTTTACAAAAGCGTATTAATTCTGGCAGAGAGCCTTTTCATCGGGCTCTCTGTTTTTTTAGCTACAAGCATAGAAATGGGAATCTTTTCAGTTTTAAGAGCAACTTTACTTTTACTGGTGTCTTTTCTTCTGGTACTGGCAAATACCGGCTGCGACAGCGGGAGTGGTAAAAATGAGAAATTAGATAAATACTATGATCTGCAAGGCTTTATCCAAAAACAGGTGACACTCCTGAAAGCTGCAAAACCCACAGTAAATAAACAGGTATCCTTAAACGGGGAGCAGGAAAAACTGGTTTCAAGGGAGGTGAACTGGGAAAAGGAACTGGAATTGTTTATGCAGGCTGATCTCAATAAGCCCGCGTATGCGCAGAGCTATGCAGTAAAAAAAGACTCTCTACATATAGCGTATACACTCATTTCGGGAGAGAATCTGCTGGTGAAAAAATTAATAATAAGACTTGATTCGATCAGTAAGTCCCCTGTTTTAATCGAGGGAGAATTGGAGTCGTCCAACAAGTTATATCAGTCGTATAAGAAAATAAGGATGATCTGTTCACAGGGAAAGATCACCTCCTATTCAATTGAAGGTTATCAGAAACTAGCGCTGATGGATGCCCAGCCGTTTTCCGTCCAAGTTAAAATCGGTCATTATTGAGGGCCGTCTTTCCGTGTTTAGTAATACCATATTTTGGGTAAACATTACCCATTTTTCTAGTTTGAAACCATCTGGTCCAAAGGAGCTGTTGCCGGAATCACTGACTGCTACTTTTGGGAGTCCTTTCTTCGAAAATGCCTCAACAGGAGTATTTTCAGGCTTTCTGACTTTATAAAGGAATTTATTACCTCTTCCCTTTTTTCTTTCTGTTCATTGTGTGGAATGATATTGGTTGTTTAGTCAGCGTATCTGCATCTGTAAAAATGGATCACTGATACGGAAGGTTAATTCTATTATTAAACTAAATCACACCATAATTACTAAATACCAATGCAACAAGAACAGAAAAACAAACAGAGTATAGCGTGGGCAATGGTAGTTGTCCTGGGTCTAGCAACAGCCATGTTTGGCTATTTATTCACTACTCAGAAAAGTGAATTGACACATCAGGAATCCATGGTGGTGGAAAAGGCCAAAGAACTGGCTTCGACGCGATCAAAACTGGATTCGATCTCAACCGTACTGGATGCAAAAATTGAGGAGATCGAAAGACTTGGAGGAGATGTAGCAGAATTAACCAAGGTTAGACAGCAGCTGGAAGCAGATAAGGTAGCTTTCAGTCGTAGCAGAAAAGTTGAAACAGGTAAATATCTGACCAAAATTAAGGAATACGAGAAATTCCTTGTTGAAAAAGACGAAGTTATTGCGCAGTTGCGATTGGAAAACGAGCACTTGGTTGCTTCAAACGATTCTCTGACCACGCATGTCGGATCTCTTACTTCTGAAAGAGAAAGATTGGTACAGCGTCAGGCAGAGTTAACGGATTCGGTAGTAACGTTTACAGCAGCTAACAAGGAACTGTCGGAAAAAGTAAGCCTGGCAGCCGCTTTGAAAGCACAGAATCTGAAAGTTCTGACGGTGAATTCCCGAGGAAAAGTGAAAGACAGAGAAGAATACAAGGCGAAGAAAGTGGATAAAATCAAGCTTGTATTTAATCTTCCTGAAAATGCACTGACCGCACAAGAGCCTAAGGATATCTTTGTGAGAGTATTGGACCCTCAGGGAGCAGTACTGGCCGATGATGCAACAGGCTCAGGCGAATTCGAAATTAATGGTGCACCATCCAAATTTACCACACGGGAGTCGGTAGCATATCAAAATAATAACCAAAAGGTTGAAATGCTGTACGACAATTCTTCTCAGTTCCGTCCAGGAAAGTACAACGTGGAACTTTATGCAGAAGGATATAAAATCGGTGGCGGTAATTTCACCATTAAATAAATACCAGTCTTAATAATAAAGAGAGGTGGTGGATCCAGGTCTGCCGCCTCTCGTTTGTTATTCCTCATTCTGCTGCCTGATCACTTCAATAAAGTGTTTTAGTTCTTCGGTACGTTCAGGGCTGGTTTCTGGATAATCCATTTTCATTTTTTTCAATTCCTCTTCAATGATTTTGGCTATTGTAAGCCTCATGTTTTTCTTGTCGTCTGCCGGAATTACATACCAGGGAGCTTTTTCAGATGCCGTGGCATTGATACAATCCTCGTACGCCTGCATATATTCTCCCCACTTGGCACGTACGGCAATGTCCTGCTCTTCAAATTTCCAGTTCTTGGAAGGATCTTCAATTCGTTCAATGAGTCGGTCGGCCTGTTCCTTCTTGGATACGTTCAGAAAAAACTTGATTACCCGGATGCCGTTCCTGTATAGATATTTTTCCAGGTTTTTAATATCCTTATAACGATGTTCCCATACTTTAGGGAGGTTCTCTGTCAGTTCAGCAGGAATTCTCTGGGAAGAGGTCAGGATACCGGGTTCCACTTTTACCACCAGTACTTCCTCATAATAACTCCTGTTGAAAATGGTGATTGTTCCGCGCTGGGGAAGTACCTGGCTGGTACGCCACAAAAAATCATGGCTGAGTTCGGTTTCTGACGGTCTTTTGAAGGAATGTATTTTAACACCTACCGGATTCACACCTGCAAGTACATGCTTGATGGTCCCGTCCTTGCCCGCAGCATCCATGGCTTGGAAAATGACAAGCAGGCCATATC
This portion of the Dyadobacter sp. CECT 9275 genome encodes:
- the gpmI gene encoding 2,3-bisphosphoglycerate-independent phosphoglycerate mutase, translating into MSKKVILIIMDGWGIAKAGEENRSAVIAANTPFYDGILQKYPHSKLAASGLAVGLPDGQMGNSEVGHTNLGAGRVVYQDLVKINLAVSEGTLGQEKVLQDAFSYAKTSGKKVHFIGLVSDGGVHSHIDHLKGLCKIAADSALSEVFVHAFTDGRDCDPKSGLGFLRDLQNTMSQTTGQIASITGRYYAMDRDKRWERVKLAYDAMVLGEGNHVKADELLKAVETSYEAGVTDEFIHPIIATREDGSPVAVIEEGDVVLCFNFRTDRGREITEVLTQQDFHEQNMHKLNLRYITMTNYDDTFKGVEVIFDKDNLNNTLGEVLESAGKKQIRIAETEKYPHVTFFFSGGREKPFEGESRLLCPSPKVATYDLQPEMSAFGIRDAIVPELIKEEVDFVCLNFANPDMVGHTGVFEAAVKACETVDQCVQAVVTTGLEHGYSSIIIADHGNSDYMRNDDGTPNTAHSLNLVPCILVDSEYQKPIHDGKLADIAPTILDLMGIPKPDEMTGVSIL
- a CDS encoding coiled-coil domain-containing protein, which produces MQQEQKNKQSIAWAMVVVLGLATAMFGYLFTTQKSELTHQESMVVEKAKELASTRSKLDSISTVLDAKIEEIERLGGDVAELTKVRQQLEADKVAFSRSRKVETGKYLTKIKEYEKFLVEKDEVIAQLRLENEHLVASNDSLTTHVGSLTSERERLVQRQAELTDSVVTFTAANKELSEKVSLAAALKAQNLKVLTVNSRGKVKDREEYKAKKVDKIKLVFNLPENALTAQEPKDIFVRVLDPQGAVLADDATGSGEFEINGAPSKFTTRESVAYQNNNQKVEMLYDNSSQFRPGKYNVELYAEGYKIGGGNFTIK
- a CDS encoding polyphosphate kinase 2 family protein, yielding MSTFNSEDFRVDGAKKFDIKKAKTRFKDIYDSKEEYELMQAASAAALDELQSRMYAHNRYGLLVIFQAMDAAGKDGTIKHVLAGVNPVGVKIHSFKRPSETELSHDFLWRTSQVLPQRGTITIFNRSYYEEVLVVKVEPGILTSSQRIPAELTENLPKVWEHRYKDIKNLEKYLYRNGIRVIKFFLNVSKKEQADRLIERIEDPSKNWKFEEQDIAVRAKWGEYMQAYEDCINATASEKAPWYVIPADDKKNMRLTIAKIIEEELKKMKMDYPETSPERTEELKHFIEVIRQQNEE